Below is a window of Camelina sativa cultivar DH55 chromosome 11, Cs, whole genome shotgun sequence DNA.
NNNNNNNNNNNNNNNNNNNNNNNNNNNNNNNNNNNNNNNNNNNNNNNNNNNNNNNNNNNNNNNNNNNNNNNNNNNNNNNNNNNNNNNNNNNNNNNNNNNNNNNNNNNNNNNNNNNNNNNNNNNNNNNNNNNNNNNNNNNNNNNNNNNNNNNNNNNNNNNNNNNNNNNNNNNNNNNNNNNNNNNNNNNNNNNNNNNNNNNNNNNNNNNNNNNNNNNNNNNNNNNNNNNNNNNNNNNNNNNNNNNNNNNNNNNNNNNNNNNNNNNNNNNNNNNNNNNNNNNNNNNNNNNNNNNNNNNNNNNNNNNNNNNNNNNNNNNNNNNNNNNNNNNNNNNNNNNNNNNNNNNNNNNNNNNNNNNNNNNNNNNNNNNNNNNNNNNNNNNNNNNNNNNNNNNNNNNNNNNNNNNNNNNNNNNNNNNNNNNNNNNNNNNNNNNNNNNNNNNNNNNNNNNNNNNNNNNNNNNNNNNNNNNNNNNNNNNNNNNNNNNNNNNNNNNNNNNNNNNNNNNNNNNNNNNNNNNNNNNNNNNNNNNNNNNNNNNNNNNNNNNNNNNNNNNNNNNNNNNNNNNNNNNNNNNNNNNNNNNNNNNtcttcttcttcttatcatcctcatcatcagacgatgaagacgaagaagaagaatcaccaCCGTGATGGATCTTCTCCGATATCTTGTCCATCAACGATTCTCTCTCCACAACCTCAACAGCTGGCTCAGGAGCGATCACAGATTCATCGTGTTTATGTTCTTCCGCCATCGCACAAAGAtcttaacttttcttttctttttttttttcgattgaacaaacaaaacaaagaacacagTATTTGAGCTGCTTCACCTTTtgagaaagacaaagaagaaaaagatctcGAAGCCTAAAATAGAAGAAAGACATTTCGAAACTCGAATCTCATCCGTTGAAATAACCGAACTAATCTAAACCGTTGGTTGGTTCGGATCCGAAGCTAATACGTTCGTCGTTACTTAATTAGAGCCCCCAAAGCCAAAAGGGAAAACACAAAATACATTTTCGCCCCAAAAAGGAGTGGTCGACATGTGACGGCCGTCAGAGTCCCGTCATGAGGGGACGTTACGTGGCGTTGTTTTGCGCTAAGTAATTTGGTAATGATCAGGTGTCACGCGGCTGAAGCGAGATGCTGTACGATCGAACCATTTTTTTAATTCGGAAGACACGTGGAGATATATTCAGCCGTTCGTACCATGCGTCACGTTCTTTTTCGGTCTGCGTCAAAAAAGGAcacattcaaaaatatttattaaattattcaaatgttattattatatgtattaACGCCAATGAATAAAAAATGAGAGTCGGCAAAAAAATAGTTGGAATAAATAggtctaaaaaatataataaaatttactaatagactagtatataaatatgttaatagatgtaaaaaagaaacagtTACAAAGAGTGGAGCCAAATAAAGTATAGATGATGGACTTGACTTGATCTAATTAAGCCCTCTGAAGGGCCCATTACAGAAAGATACTCGACCACAATAAACCGGAAggaataaaaaaactaaaaaccaaaagttATGGTTCATAATTTTCTCATACACAAAAAAGCTCAAACCGTCGATtgtactttcttttcttttgagaaACCACAGACAATTTTTACCTTGCACATGGAAGACAAAGTGAAAAAGGGTAGAAGCTCCATTGTCTGTCTCAACAAACACCTCTTCAGTTTCTCTCTTCTGACTTctataaacgaaaaaaaaaaaaacacaatataaatACTAAATCTGAGTGATTATAATAAAGTAATGATAAGATTATAAGTGTGACAAAAGATTATAACGGAAATAATACCTTGAATTCAAAAGATTTTTCTTCAGAgaaatgtgtttttcttttcattttcttgtttcttttggtttttggtcgAGAGAGCAAGATGAAAGCTTATTAAAATGGGACTCATGGAGGCCATATTATTTGTTCAGACGAGTTTACCCTCAACTCAATACAGTTCCATGCTACACACTGAGGGTAAATTGGTTATTTACATAAAATAGGTAATGGAATATCCGTTGAATCATAGTATCAAGTTCAATCATAATTGGGTTGAGCTTAAATTAAAGCCCATGAAAAGTAAGCCCATTAAGATTTTTGAAACGACGACGTTGCATTGGAGAAACCTCACATTTCTGTAGCACTGTCACACACAGCTCCTAAACCCATTCTTtgccctctctctctctctgtgactGGTAAAGTAAACAATGTTGCTCCGTCGTGTAACAACACTACCCAAAACCCTACAAAACCTCCGGCTATACTCTCCGGCGGCGACGGCGACGGCAGCAGCTTTAGCTCTCGATCATACCCCTCTAGAAACCCAATTAACTTACCTCCCTGGATTCCCTCGACCCGATCCAAAGTACGCGGAGACGATCCTCGCCGTTCCAAGGTCTGTCTCAGGCAAGAGCATCTCGGCGAAAGAGCGTAAAGCGGGTAGAGTTCCTTCTATCATATTCGAACAAGAGGATGGACAACACGGAGGAAACAAGAGGCTTGTTTCAGTTCAGACGAATCAGATCAGGAAGCTTGTGACTCATTTGGGTTACTCTTTTTTCCTCTCTAGACTCTTTGATGTTGAGGTTCGAGCTGAGATTGGTTCTAATGAGGTCATTGAGAAAGTCCGAGCTTTGCCTAGAGCGgtaaagtttcttccttttttcacAAATTGATGAAATTTTGGTACTGCAGATTGCATTGTATCATTTGTTGTGAATCTTCACTTGTTGGTTTTGAGAatggtgtgtttgttttgttggtttatgtATTGAGTTCTTAGAAAGTCTGTGTTTTGAAATGTTTCAGATTCATTTGCATTCTGGAACTGATGCTCCACTGAATGTGACATTCATTAGAGCGCCTCCAGGTGCTTTGTTGAAGGTTGATATCCCTCTTGTGTTCATAGGAGATGATGTGTCTCCTGGATTAAAGAAAGGTAATCAACTTATCAACCCTTTTCTTATGTATAGGATTCTCTTAGTCTTGGATCTTAATAAGGATTTGAGCTCCTTGGAACGAGTGGTGAGTTAGTTTAGGTGCTTACCTAGGAATCACTGTACCGTCACCGGTCTAGTCATGATCACTATGTTGTTTTCTTACTTCTGGTTGCTGAGAACGAATAGGCATTGAGTCCTGTATGGTGTAGTAGATATGCTAGACGTAGGTTATTACACTCATTTCTTAAGTTCTGAAGTAGTTAGGCCACAACACATTAAAATATGTCTTGATTGGAGTTCATTGAGCTTCTAATATGTAGAGAAGTGATAGTGCCTGGTTTCAGTTACCCTTTCTTGGATCAGTCTGAGCTAAGCTTTGGTGATGAAAAGTAATCATTACTTCAGATGGctttatttttgatgttttacaaATCTTTAACTCGAGTAAAAAGGAATCAATGTGTCGGATATAAGATGACCCCAGCTTTTGGTAGTGGTTTGTATCTCAGTATGGCTATCCTTTTTTGGGATCTTTAAGTTTCACTACCCATTTGTAGATCACTAGTTTCTCGTTAGATATCAATATTGATCACcatttctttaatctttttgcAGGAGCATCTCTGAATACGATAAAAAGAACGGTAAAGTACCTATGCCCAGCAGAGATTATCCCACCATACATAGAAGTAGATCTCAGCCAACTGGATATTGGGAACAAGATACTAGCAGGAGACCTTAAGGTTCATCCAGCGCTAAAGCTTATAAAGTCCAAAGACGAACCCATCGTTAAGGTTGCCGGAGGACGAGTCACTGACCAGCAAAAGAAATAAACCAGTGAGTCATATTAACCGCGGTGCAATCCGAATGGTACTACTCAtacttgtttctctcaaaacgttgatgaaaaaaatgaacGGATCAATCTTCTTAGGACTCAAAGATCCTTTAGAATGGAGTTTTTGTGTGTGGTATTAGTGTTGCCGGAGAGCTCTAGTTTCCAGCATAACGTTCTTATCTTTCGATTCTACAAtgcatttctttcttttcatatttGGTATTTACAGACATCTATAAATAAGCGTAGAACAAAATTTAATCTTGTTTAGATTTGGACATGTTTTTCAGTCATCTCATGTGTTCTTCTGAGACAGAGTAATGTAACCATTGAGgaattgttcatcatcatcatcatggaaCAATCCTTTATAAGATGAACAGATTTCTTGAAAATCTTCATTATCTTCACTTTACCTCTAACTTCAACACTACTATTCAGTCCCACTCCTCTTCCGTTTAAATCCTCCATTAAACCTGGAACAGATGCTAGTAGCTTGGTTGTAACAATCTCAGCCGTCAGGCTCATCTTAACCGTCTGTTTCGCCGGAATAGTTTCACTTCTTCGAATACTTTCCCCAGTTACATCGGATTCACCGTGTTTAAACAAAAGCGTAACTTCATTCACTTTAAACGATGCTGGATTCGGATTATGTAATGAGATATTGACTGAGACTGTAACGTTTCGGTTCGTGTTGACTTTACCGTTGACGAAATCCAAACGTTGGATGATTGATATGGAGTCGACCTTGAGTTTTGGGTTATGGAGATGGAAAACCGTGAGGGAGAGGACGATCAAGGTGACTGCGATGAGCATAGCTAAAGATGCGATGAAACCACAACATAAGATGAGTTTTGCATGTGAATGGACGTATTTGGTTTTGTCGTGTTGGTGGTACTGATCTTCGTTTGGTTGGTCACTCCGGGTAGTGAGATAAAGTGGGGCTAAAGGCTTATGATCCTCGTTAGACTCAGCCATGGCTAACTCAAATTTCTTGTATGTTAATGTgtgtataaaattaattttggagGTTTAAAAGTTacgatatatataatatgtatgtaTTAGTGTTTCCGTTTGTAATTTTCCGTAACGCGTTTGcctggaaaaataaataacgtTGACCTATTGACTTGGACAAAGGAAATGTGAAGTGGGATGATTTGACTTTAGTGTTGCGAAACttctaatcatattttttctttttcttttcttttgtgttaagaaaagtaaaacatttaaaattgtGATTCTTCTAATCTTTGATGTGATTGGTGTTTGTTTATGTAGCAGACTGGACaaacaccaattttttttttttttttNNNNNNNNNNNNNNNNNNNNNNNNNNNNNNNNNNNNNNNNNNNNNNNNNNNNNNNNNNNNNNNNNNNNNNNNNNNNNNNNNNNNNNNNNNNNNNNNNNNNNNNNNNNNNNNNNNNNNNNNNNNNNNNNNNNNNNNNNNNNNNNNNNNNNNNNNNNNNNNNNNNNNNNNNNNNNNNNNNNNNNNNNNNNNNNNNNNNNNNNNNNNNNNNNNNNNNNNNNNNNNNNNNNNNNNNNNNNNNNNNNNNNNNNNNNNNNNNNNNNNNNNNNNNNNNNNNNNNNNNNNNNNNNNNNNNNNNNNNNNNNNNNNNNNNNNNNNNNNNNNNNNNNNNNNNNNNNNNNNNNNNNNNNNNNNNNNNNNNNNNNNNNNNNNNNNNNNNNNNNNNNNNNNNNNNNNNNNNNNNNNNNNNNNNNNNNNNNNNNNNNNNNNNNNNNNNNNNNNNNNNNNNNNNNNN
It encodes the following:
- the LOC104722653 gene encoding uncharacterized protein LOC104722653 — protein: MLLRRVTTLPKTLQNLRLYSPAATATAAALALDHTPLETQLTYLPGFPRPDPKYAETILAVPRSVSGKSISAKERKAGRVPSIIFEQEDGQHGGNKRLVSVQTNQIRKLVTHLGYSFFLSRLFDVEVRAEIGSNEVIEKVRALPRAIHLHSGTDAPLNVTFIRAPPGALLKVDIPLVFIGDDVSPGLKKGASLNTIKRTVKYLCPAEIIPPYIEVDLSQLDIGNKILAGDLKVHPALKLIKSKDEPIVKVAGGRVTDQQKK
- the LOC104722651 gene encoding uncharacterized protein LOC104722651; this encodes IHTLTYKKFELAMAESNEDHKPLAPLYLTTRSDQPNEDQYHQHDKTKYVHSHAKLILCCGFIASLAMLIAVTLIVLSLTVFHLHNPKLKVDSISIIQRLDFVNGKVNTNRNVTVSVNISLHNPNPASFKVNEVTLLFKHGESDVTGESIRRSETIPAKQTVKMSLTAEIVTTKLLASVPGLMEDLNGRGVGLNSSVEVRGKVKIMKIFKKSVHLIKDCSMMMMMNNSSMVTLLCLRRTHEMTEKHVQI